The nucleotide sequence CATCTCGTCCCACGTCTTCGGGGCCTCGGTGATGCCGGCCTCGGCGAACATGTCGGTGTTGTACCAGAAGCCGACGACGCCCATCGAGAACGGCAGGGCGTAGGTCTGGCCGTCGACCTGCCAGCCGGAGACGTTGCCGCCCAGCTTGGCGATCTCGTCGGAGGCGGACTCGGTGATGTCCTTCACCAGGCCCGCGTCGACCTTGTCGGCCAGCTCGCCACCACCGCGCTCCATGTAGACGTCGGGAGCGTCGCCCGACTGCCACGCGGCCTCGAGGCGCGTGAGCATGTCCTCGTGCGCCATCGCCGTGACCTCGACGGTGACGCCGGGGTGCGCCGCCTCGAAGTCCTTCGCGACCTGGTCGTAGACGCTCTTGCCCGGCTCGTTGTTGGAGTTGTGCCACCACGTGAGGGTGACGTCGCCCGAGGCACCGTCGGTGGTGCTCGTGTCTGAGGCCGAGCCGCCGCACGCCGACAGGGCGATCGCGGCAGCCGCACACAGGCCAAGGATCTGCTTCTTCATTGAAACCTCCAGTTGGTGTTCGCGAAACGTTTCGCGAAACGCTAATACTTTGTATCGTAGTAAAACCATATAGCAAGTCAAGCCCCGGGGCCACGACGACGAGGGTTGTTACCACTCCGTTGCCGACGCCGAAACGGTTTCGGTATGCTGGCCCCGTGCCGAACCCTTCCACGCCCCGCCTCGAGGCGGTGGCCGCGCTCGCGGGAGTCTCGCGAGCCACAGCCTCCAAGGCCCTCAACGGCCGCAGCGACGTCTCTCCCGAGACGCGCACCCGCGTGCTGGCCGCCGCCGAGGAGGTCGGCTACCGCGGGGGCGCCACTCCCGTCGACACACCGCTCATCGCGCTGGTCGCCGACAATCTCGAGACGACCTACACGCTCGACATCCTCAGAGGCGCGACCACGACGTCGATGGAGTTGGGCGTCGGACTCGTGACCCACTACTCCGAGGGCCCGCATCCCGGCACCGCCCCCCTCAGCGACGCGTGGTTCGAACTCGTGAAGGCCAGCCGCTGGCTCGGCGTCATCGTCGTGACGACCCGTCTGTCGCCCCACCAGCTCCAGCTGATCGAGAAACTGGGACTGAAACTTGTCGCGATCGACCCGGCCAACGCACTGCCCGCCAGCACCGCCTCGATCGGCGCCACGAACTGGAACGGCGGCGTCGAGGCCACCAGCCACCTCATCTCGCTCGGCCACCAGCGGATCGCCTTCGTCAACGGCACCACGGGATCCGTGCCGTCGTCCGAGCGTCTCCAGGGCTACCTGTCGGCGCTGTCGATGCACGACCTCCCGCACGACCCGACGCTGGTCGTCGGCGACTACTTCAGCCACGAGGCGGGCGTCGCCGCCGGACTGAAGCTGCTCGGCCTGCCGGCCCACCGTCGGCCGACGGCGATCTTCGCGGCGAGCGACATCATCGCCATGGGCGTCTACCAAGCGGCCCGTCAGCTCGGCCTGCGGATCCCCGATGATCTGAGCATCGTCGGCTTCGACGACACCCATCTCGCCACGCTCGTCAGCCCACCCCTGACCACCGTCCACCAGCCGCTGGCGGCCATGGGCTCGGCCGCCGTCCGCTCGCTCGTGGACATCGCCCACGGCCGCCCCGTCACCGGCGGCCCCATCCGGCTCGCGACCCGCCTCATGGTCAGGGACTCCACGGCCGCCCCGCGTGGATGAGCCCGGCCGTTAGGGCATCCGCTCTCGCGGGCTTACACTTTCCGATGGCCCATTTTCTACATCGGGAGTCCACCACCCATGCCCATCCGCCAAGACCTGCGTAACGTCGCGATCGTCGCCCACGTCGACCACGGGAAGACGACCCTCGTCGACGCCATGCTCTGGCAGTCCGGCGCGTTCCGCGAAGGCTCCGACGTCAACAACCGGGTCATGGACTCGATGGACCTCGAGCGCGAGAAGGGCATCACCATCCTCGCGAAGAACACCGCCGTCAAGCACATCCGCCCCGACGGCACCACCGGCACCATCAACATCATCGACACCCCGGGACACGCCGACTTCGGCGGCGAGGTCGAGCGCGGCCTCGAGATGGTCGACGGGGTCGTGCTGCTGGTGGACGCATCCGAGGGCCCGCTGCCCCAGACGCGCTTCGTGCTGCGCAAGGCGCTGGCGAAGAAGCTGCCGATCATCGTCGTGGTCAACAAGGTCGACCGCCCCGACGCCCGCATCTCCGCGGTCGTCGAGGAGACCTATGACCTGTTCATGGACCTGCTCGACGACGACAGCGCCCACGTGCTCGACTTCCCCATCATCTATGCCTCCGCCAAGGCAGGGCGCGCCTCGCTGACGCAACCCGCGGACGGCGACATGCCGGACAGCGCGAACCTCGAGCCGCTGTTCAGCACCATCTACGACCACATCCCCGCCCCCACCTACGAGGAGGGGGCCACGCTGCAGGCGCACGTCACCAACCTCGACGCCTCCCCGTACCTCGGCCGCCTGGCCCTGTGCCGGATCGTTGCCGGCGAGATCCACCGCGGTCAGGTCGTCGCGTGGTGCAAGGCCGACGGGACCGTCAGCAACGTCAAGCTGTCCGAACTGCTGATCACCGAGGCCCTCGACCGCGTGCCGGCCGAGAAGGCCGGCCCCGGCGACATCGTGGCCATCGCGGGCATCTCCGACATCATGATCGGCGAGACGCTCTCCGACCCGGAGAACCCGAAGCCGCTGCCGCTGATCCACGTCGACCAGCCGTCGATCTCGATGACCATCGGCATCAACACCTCCCCCCTCGCGGGCAAGTCCGGCAAGAACCTGACCGCCCGCCTGCTGAAGGCCCGCCTCGACCAGGAGCTGGTCGGCAACGTGTCCATCAAGGTCCTCCCCACCGAGCGCCCCGACACCTGGGAGGTGCAGGGCCGTGGCGAGCTGCAGCTCGCGATCCTGGTCGAGATGATGCGTCGTGAGAGCTTCGAGCTCACCGTCGGCAAGCCCGTCGTGGTCACCCGCACGATCGACGGCAAGCTGCACGAGCCGGTCGAGCGCCTGACCGTCGACATCCCCGAGGAGTTCGTCGGCGTCGTGACACAGCTCATGGGGCTGCGGCGCGGCACCATGGCGCAGATGGTCAACCACGGCACCGGCTGGGTCCGCATCGAGTTCATCGTGCCGGCCCGAGGCCTGATCGGCTTCCGCACGGAGTTCCTGACCGAGACGAGGGGCACGGGCATCATGAACCACGTCTCCGAGGGGTACGCCCCCTGGGCCGGCGACTTCCGCACCCGCCCCACCGGTTCCCTCGTGGCCGACCGGACCGGCGTGGTGACCAGCTTCGCCCTGTTCAATCTGCAGGCCCGCGGCACCATGTTCGTCTCCCCCGGTGACGAGGTCTACGAAGGCATGATCGTCGGCGAGAACCCGCGCGCCGAGGACATGGACATCAACCCCACCAAGGAGAAGAAGCTCAACAACATCCGCTCCTCGACCGGCGAGGAGCTGGAGCGCCTGATTCCCGCCAAGAAGCTCTCGATGGAGCAGCAGCTCGAGTTCTGCGGTGGCGACGAGTGCCTCGAGGTGACCCCTGCCGTCGTGCGCATCCGCAAGGTGCACCTGAGCGCCAACGACCGCGCCAAGGCGAGGCGGGGCCTCAAGAACAACTGACCCTGCGGGGTTCAGCCCCAACTACCACGCGCGGCGACAAGTATGTCTTGTCGCCGCGCGTGTTACATGTAACGATAGATCATGGCAGTTCGTGAGCGCGTCAGCGAATACAGACGCCGGATGCGGGAACGAGGCTTCCGCCCGGTGCAGGTGTGGGTGCCAGATGTCCGCACTCCTGCTTTCGCAGCAGAGGCCGAGCGTCAGTCGAAGCTGATCGCCGAGCACGAGAGCGCCACCGACGACCAGGCGTTCATTGAAGCCATCTCGGCACCGTGGGATGACGACGAGTGATCCGCGGCGAACTATGGACGGTATCCGGAGGCGTCTACGCCTCGAAACCCCGGCCAGCCCTGATCTTCCAGGATGACGCCTTTACGGCAACGGCGTCCGTGACGGTACTCCCTCTGACGAGCAGCCTCATCGACACACCCCTGCTGCGCGTGCGTGTCCTGGCGGGCGAACTGTCAGGGCTCGCCAGGGACAGCGACGTGATGATCGACAAGATCACCACCGTCCGCCGCTCGAACCTCGCCGAGCGGGTCGGCCGGGTGTCGGCCGAGCAACTGGCAGAGATCGAGCGCGGCGTCATGGCTTTCCTCGGCCTGGCCAGGTAGGCGTTCGCCCTGAGCGAACTATCTAGATATATCTTTGACATATCTAGATAGTTCGCTCAGGCTAGTGTTGTCGGCGCGGTTGAGCGCCGGAAGACAACACGCAAGGAGTCAGTCATGGAATACGCCATGCACCACCCGTTCATGGGACGTCGCCCCCAGATGCGCGACCTTTTCGCAGCCAACGAGGTCGACGACGAGCGTCGCCGCCCCCGCGGCGAGGACCGCCGGGGCGGGGGCCGCGGGCACCGCGGTCACGGCCGCGGCATGGGCCCCGGCTTCGGCATGGGCCCGGGCTTCGGAGGCCCCGGCTTCGGCGGTGGCCGTCCCGGCGGCCGCAAGCGTCGCGGCGACGTACGCCTCGCGGCCCTCCTGCTGATCGCGGAGGCCCCGCGCAACGGCTACCAGATCATCCAGGAGATCGAGTCCCGCAGCGAGGGCAACTGGAAGCCCAGCCCGGGCGCGATCTACCCGGCGCTAAGCCAGCTCGAGGACGAGGGCCTCATCCGGGCCGCCGCCTCCGAGGCCGGCAAGCTCTTCGAGATCACCGAGACCGGTGCCGCAGAGGCCGAGGCCGCCAAGGACCGTCCCGCCCCCTGGGAGAACCAGGGCGACGAGAAGGATCCCGTCCACGCCCTCATGCTGAGCGTCCGCCAGGCCGGTCAGGCCGCGATGGCCATCGCACAGTCAGGCAACCCCGAGCTGATCACCAAGGCCGCCGCCGAGCTCGACGAGCTCAAGCGCCGCCTGTACCAGTTGCTCGCCGAGAACTGATCCACGGCCGGGCCGCCTGAGGGCGGTCCACGCCTGGACCGGTGGCCTCACCGGCCACCCGATGAGGAGCACACTGGCCCCCATGCCGCTCCGCTCCTCCCTCGCCGCAGTGCTGGTCGCCGCGATCTGGGGCATCAACTTCGTCGTCATCGACCTGGGGCTCGGCGGCATGCCGCCCACCCTCTTCGTGGCGCTGCGCTTCGTCGCGGTGCTCGTCCCCGCCATCTTCCTCGTCCCGCGTCCGGTTGCCCGGACGCGGGACGTTGTGCTGATCGGGTGCTTCATGAGCCTCGGCCAGTTCAGCCTCCTCTACACCGCCATCGCGCTGGGCATGCCCGCCGGCATCGCGTCGCTGGTGCTCCAGGCCCAGGTCGCGCTGACCGTCGTGTTCGCGGCCCTCGCGCTGCGGGAGCGCCCGACCAGCAGCCAGCTCGTCGGGGTGCTGATCGGAGCCTCAGGCCTGCTGATCGTCGGGCTCGGCCGCGGCGCGGCGACCCCGGCCGTCGGGTTCCTCGTCACGCTGCTCGCCGCGACGTCATGGGCCATCGGCAACGTCATCGCGCGCCGCGCCGGGGCCACCGTCGGAGCCGGGCCGCTGTCGGGCCTCTCCATGACCGTCTGGTCCGCGCTGGTCGTGCCGCTCCCCCTGCTGGGGCTGTCGCTGATCCTCGACGGGCCGGGCGTCGTCTGGGCGTCCCTCACGCACCTGACAACGGCGCAGCTGCTGTCGACGGCCTACACGGCGTGGCTGGCGAGCCTGGTCGGCTACGGCATCTGGAACACGCTGCTCGCGCGGCACCCGGCGTCGTCGGTGGTGCCGTTCACCATGCTCGTGCCGCCCGTCGGCATGCTGGCCGCGTGGCTCATCGAGGGCGAGTCCCCTGCGCCGCTCGAGGTGGTCGGCGGCGTCGTCCTGCTGCTCGGCGTCGCGGTCACCACTGGTGTGCTGCGCCGTCGCATCTTCAGCCGGGCCGCCTGACCGTCAGAGCGGCGAGGCCTCGCTCTCGGGCGCCGCGTGGTTGCGGCGCCCGAACTGCACGATCTCCGGGTCGACGATGCCGATGGCGTCGACGTCCTTGCCGTCGTAGTCGTGGAGGCTGAGGAACAACCGGATGGCGTTGAGGCGGGCACGCTTCTTGTCGTTGGACTTGATGCGGTACCAGGGCGCCAGGTCGGTGTCGGTGTACTTCAGCATGGCGTTCTTGGCCTCGGTGTAGTCCTCCCAGCGGTCGAGAGACTCCAGGTCCATCGGGGACAGCTTCCACCGTCGGACGGGGTCGATCTGCCGGATGGCGAAGCGGGTGCGCTGCTCGCGCTGCGTGACGGAGAACCAGAGCTTGGTCACAGTCATGCCCGACTCGATGAGCATCTCCTCGAAGACCGGCGCCTGCCGGACGAAGATCTGGTATTCCTCGTCGGTGCAGAAACCCATCACCTTCTCGACGCCCGCCCGGTTGTACCAGGACCTGTCGAACAGAACGATCTCACCGTTGGTGGGCAGGTGCGCGATATAGCGCTGGAAGTACCACTGGCCGCGCTCGCGCTCGGTCGGCTTCGTCAGCGCGACTGTGCGCGCGGTGCGCGGGTTGAGGTGCTCGGTGAACCTCTTGATCGCGCCGCCCTTGCCGGCGGCGTCGCGCCCCTCGAACAGAATGATGTGCCGGGTGCCGCGGTCCTGGGCCGAGTACTGGAACTTCAGCAGCTCGATCTGCAGCTTCCGCTTGGCCGCCTCGTACTCCCTGCGGCCGAGCAGCTCGTCGTACGGGTAGCGGTCCCGCCAGGTCTCGACGGCCTTGCCCATCGGGTCGATCAGGTACGGGTCCTCGTCGGACAGCCCGGCGAGCTCGTACCCGTCGGCGACGAGCTGGTCGATGTACTCACGTAGTCCCTGCTGACTCATGGGTCCAGTTTTCCAGCCATTGGTGAACGCCGCCTGAACTCAGCCCAAACGGATGACCCGGCTGCCCGTTCACCCAATACCCTGGGGCCATGACTGACATCGGTTTCAAGGGATCCACCGTCCACTCCGTCGGCTCGCTGCCCGAAGTGGGCTCCAAGGCCCCCGACTTCGAGGTCACCGGCCTCGACTTCTCCCCCATCACCAACGCCGACTTCGCCGGCTCCACGCTCGTCATCAACATCTTCCCGTCGGTCGACACCGGCGTCTGCGCCATGTCGGTGCGCCGCTTCAACGAACTGGCCGCCGGCCTCGACGGCGTCAAGGTGCTGTGCGTCTCCCGCGACCTGCCGATGGCGCTCGGCCGCTTCTGCGGCGCCGAGGGCATCGAGAACGTCACCGTCGCCTCAGACTTCCGGACCGACTTCGGCGAGAAGTACGGCGTCACGTTCGCCGATGGCGGCTTCAAGGGGCTGCTCAGCCGTTCGGTCGTCGTGCTCGACGCTGACGGCACCGTCCTCTACACGCAGCAGGTCGCCGACACCGGCACCGAGCCCGACTACGACGCGGCCCTGGCGGCCGTCGCCTGACCTCAACGCCGACGGGGCAGCTTCAGGGTGTCGCGCGTCGACCTCGCCACGCCGGCGGGGCGCGACGCGCGCACCATGAGCGCGGCCCCGGCCCATAGGCTGACCACGCCCACCGTCGACAGCGGCGCCCTCACGTCGAACATGGCCCCGTGGTTCCACACCAGCATGGAGCCGGCGATCATCACGCAGAACGACAGCAGGGCCAGGTCGCGGTCCTGCTGCTCCCCCAACGGCGGGATGAGCTTGAACTCCACCCAGCCGACGGCCGGCGCGACGACGGACAGCACCGCGAGGCCCGCCGCGATCACCAGCGCCTGCGAGAGCAGGAGCCACGACAGGGACGGCACGAACGTCGAGACCGTCAGCAGCGCCATGCCGCCGATGGCCAGGCACGGGATGTGCCACAGGTAGATGGTCATCGCCAGCGCGTTGATGGTTCCCACGAGCTTCTCCGCGCGCGGGCGCATGTTCCGCAGCACACCTGAGCGCTCGACGAGCCCCATCACCGCGGCCTGCGCCACGCCCAGCAGCGCCATCGCCAGCGTCGGCGGGAGGTGGTTCGCCACGGGCATGTTGCCGAAGCCCACGGCGCTGGGCGGGTAGCCGAACAGGAACACCAGCACTGCGATGCCGCCCGCGGCGAGCCCGAGCAGGATCCAGGTCCTCATCACCGGCCCGGTCCGGAACCAGCCGCGCTGGTAGCCGATGCCCAGCTGGTGGCACAGCAGCCAGACCAGGAACATGTTCAGCTCGCCGAGCCCGCGCAGCTGATGCCCGAAGACGCCGCGGTCGACGATGACGATGGCGACCATGAAGACCACGAGGACCCAGGCGCCGAACCTGTCGTGCAGACGGACCAGGAACGGGGCGAACAGCACGATCACCAGGTAGACGGAGATGAACCACAGCAGCCGCATGAAGTGCGTGCTGGCCTGGTAGGCGTAGTCGAAGAAGCCAAGCCACCCCGCCACGCTGGCCACCACGGCGAAGAACGTCACGAACAGCGTGAGCCCGCCAGTCAGCCGTCTGCCCCGGTTGGCCAGGTAATGCGAGAACCCGGTGCCGCGCGCGTACATCTTGTCGACGATCAACGCGTTCGCGAAGCCCCCGCAGACGAAGAAGGCCGGCATGGCCATCAGGAGCCACGAGGCGAAGAACACCCACGACGGCGGGGACCACTGCGTGATGTAGAGAGACCCGTCGAGGGTCAGGTGAGCGGTGTAGAGGAGGCCGTGAAAGACCACGACGATCAGCACCGAGAGCGCGCGGGTGACGTCGACCGTGTGGTTCCGTCCGATCTCCGCGCTCACCCGGCAAGCATGCCAGAGGCTCTCACGCCGTCTCGCGCACCACCAGCTCCGTCGGCAGGATGACGGAGTCGACCTCGCGCCCGTCGATCCCTGCGAGGACCAGCTCGACCATGGCGCGCGAGATCTCGGCCCACGGCTGCCTCATGGTGGTCAACGGCGGGTCGTGGCTCTCCGCGAGCCCGGAATCGTCGAAGCCAGCCACCGCGACGTCGCCCGGCACCGAGTAGCCGGCGTGGCGCAGCGCGGTGATGGCTCCGACCGCGATGATGTCGGAGGCCGCGAACACGGCGTCCGGGGCCCCGGAGCGCTCGAGGATCCGGGCCATCGCCCTGCCCCCGGCTTCGCTGGAGTAGGTGTCCTGCTCCACGAGGGCCGGGTCGAACAGTGTCCCCATCTCGGCCCGGAAACCGTCGAGGCGGTAGCGCCCGCCGGGCGTGTCGTTCGGCCCGGTGATGATCGCGATGCGGCGATGCCCCTTGTCGAGAAGGTACCGGGTCATGATGCGGGCCGATCCGGCCTCATCGACGGCTACCGTGGGGATCTCGCTCTCCAGCCCGAGCGGGCTGCCGGTGCTCACCGTCGGCACCCTGGCAGCCAGCAGGGAGAGCAAGAGTGGGTTCGCCTCGTGAGAGGAGATCAGCATGACGCCGTCCACGTGCCCGGCGCGCACGAAACGCTCGACGTTCTTCCGCTCTGCCTCGGTGTCGGCGATGACCAGCACGAGTGTCTTGTCGTGCTGTGCCAGCGCCTCGGTGGCTCCCCGCAGCAGTCGCGCGAACGTCGGGTCGGAGAAGAGCAGGTGGTGCGGCTCGGTCAGCAGGAACGCGACGGAGTCGGCGCGGCCGGTTGCCAGCGAGCGGGCGGCGTGGTTGGCCGTGTATCCCGTCCGGGCGACGGCGGCCTCCACCGCTGCACGCGCCTCGGGAGAGACCCAGTGACCGCCGTTGAGGACGCGCGAGACCGTGCCATACGAGACGCCCGCCACCGCGGCGACGTCCCGGATGGTCAGCCTCTTCGCCTGGCCTTGTCCCGTCACGCAGCGCACTCTACCCCGTTGCCGGGAGCTTCCGCTTCTTCTGTAACGGGTCACAGTTTGGTAACGCCACTCGACATCTGCAGCGCTCACATTCTAGTATTGCGAGCGTTGTAACCGGTCACAGTTTGACCGCGCTCTGACCCGAGGATGTGTCTGTCTATGACTTCCATGCCCTGGCCCGGTGGGATCGCCTACGGAGGCGACTACAACCCCGAGCAGTGGCCCCGCCACGTGTGGCGCGAGGACGTCGCGCTGATGCGCGAGGCCGGCGTGAACCTGGTGAGCGTCGGCATCTTCTCCTGGGCCCTGATCGAGACCTCCGAGGGGGTCTTCGACTTCGCGTGGCTCGACGAGATCATCGACCTGCTGCACACCAACGGCATCAGCGTCGACCTCGGCACCCCCACCGCCTCCCCGCCCGCCTGGTTCTTCGCCACGTACCCCGAGGCGCGGGCCGTGAACGCCGACGGGGTCCCGATGGGCTTCGGCGCGCGCGGCATGGCGTCGCACTCGTCCCCGGCCTACCGTGCCGCCGCCACCCGCATCGCGGGAGAGCTGGCGCGCCGCTACGCCGACCACCCCGCCGTGGTCATGTGGCACATCCACAACGAGTACGGCGTGCCCGTCGGCGAGGACTTCTCCGACGCCTCCAAGCTCGCCTGGCGCGAATGGCTGCAGGCCCGCCACGGCGACCTCGACGGCCTCAACGCCGCCTGGGGCACCGCCTTCTGGAGCCAGCACTACGGGTCCTGGGAGCACGTGGGCGTCCCCGCCACCGCACCGTCGGTCATCAACCCTGGCATGCTGCTCGACTGGGCGCGATTCACCGACCACCAGCTGCGCGAGTGCTTCATCGCGGAGCGCACGGCCATCCGCGAGCACGCCACGCAGCCCGTCACCACCAACTTCATGGCGAACCAGCACGGCGGCTGCGACCTGTGGGCGTGGGCCCGCGAGGTCGACATCGTCTCGGACGACCACTACCTGTGGGCGGCCGACGAGGAGGCCGAGATCGGGCTGGCCATCGCGGCAGACCTGACGCGCTCCGTCGGCGGCGGCAACCCGTGGATCCTGATGGAGCACTCCACGTCGGCGGTGAACTGGCAGCCGCGCAACATCGCCAAGCGACCGGGCGAGATGGCCCGCAACTCTCTGTCGCACCTGGGCCGCGGCGCCGACGGCATCCTGTTCTTCCAGTGGCGCGCAGGCCGCTCCGGGGCGGAGAAGTTCCACTCGGCGATGCTGCCGCACGCGGGCACGGAGTCCCGCGTGTTCCGCGAGGTCGTCGACCTGGGCGCCAAGCTCGGCAGGCTCGCCGAGGTGCGCGGCTCCCGCGTCGTCTCGCAGGCCGCGATCCTGTGGGACTACGAGTCGCACTGGGCCCAGGGCCTCGAGTGGCGTCCCTCCGAGGACCTCGGCGCCCTCGAGCGCACCCGCGCCTACTACGAGCGCCTGTGGCGCGACGGCATCACCATCGACTTCGCGCACCCCGACCAGGACCTCAGCGCGTACCCGCTGGTCATCGCGCCGGCGCAGTACCTCCTCACCCTCGAGCAGGCCGCGAAGCTCAACGCCTACGTCGAGGCCGGAGGCACGCTGGTCGTGTCGTACTTCTCCGCCGTCGTCGATGAGAATGACCGGGTCCACGAGGGCGGCTTCCTGCGGCCCCTCGAGCCGGCGCTGGGCGTCTGGGTCGAGGAGCACCTCCCCATGCGCGAGCACGCCGTCGGCGCCGTCGAGCTCGACGGGTACCAGCTGAACGTCGACGTGTGGCAGGAACACCTCGTGGTGACCGGCGCCGACATCGTCGGCACCTACACCGCTGGCCCCGGCCGCGGCCTGGCAGCCGTGACCCGGAACGCGCACGGCAGCGGCACCGGCTGGTACGTCAGCACGCGTCCCGACGCAGAGGGCCTGCGGGCCGTCATGCAGCGCGTCTACGCCGACGCGGGCATCGTTCCGCTCGACCTGCCGCGCGGCGTCGAGGCCGTCACGCGACGCGGCGAGTCGGCCGACTACCTCGTCGCGATCAACCATTCCGAGGCCACCGTCGAGATCCCTGCCGAGGGGACCGACCTCCTGACCGGGGACGCCGTCGCCGGTCTCCTCACCCTGCCGGGCGGCGGCGTCGCCGTCGTCCGGGTTTGACCACAGTTAAGAACCGGAAGGAAACACGAAGATGCGTTACCTGAGCATCGGCGCCGCCGCGGTCGCCGCCACCATGCTGCTGGGGGCCTGCTCCAGCGGCACGCCCGAGACCACCACGACTGCCGAGTCCACCGCCTCGGCCACCTCCGAGGCACCAATCGACGCCTCGGGCATCGAGCTGACGATCTGGACCGATGAGAATCGCAAGCCCGCGATCGAGGACGCCGCGAAGGTGTTCGAGGAGGAGACCGGCGCGACGGTCACCCTCGTCCAGAAGAACTTCGAGGACATCCGCAACGACTTCATCAACCAGGTGCCGACCGGCGAGGGCCCGGACCTGACCATCGGCGCGCACGACTGGGTCGGTTCGCTCGTCCAGGCCGGTGTCATCTCCACGATCGACCTCGGCGACAAGGCCTCCTCCTTCGAGCCCGTCTCGATCGACGCCTTCACCTACGACTCCCAGCTGTACGCCATGCCGTACTCCCTGGAGACCATCGCCCTGATCCAGAACACCGACCTGGTCGGCGAGGACGCCCCCGCCACGTGGGACGACATGATCGCCGCGGCGAAGGAGGCAGGCGTCGATCGCCCCGTCGTGATCAACACCGCGGGCCAGACCGGTGACGCGTACACCATGTACGGCTTCCAGACCTCCTTCGGCGCCCCCGTCTTCGTGCAGGACGAGACCGGCTTCACCACCGAGGTGGGCATGGGCGGCGAGGCTGGCACCAAGTTCGCCAAGTGGCTCAGCGCCAACGGTGAGGAGGGCACCGGCTACATCTCCAC is from Tessaracoccus palaemonis and encodes:
- a CDS encoding LacI family DNA-binding transcriptional regulator, translated to MTGQGQAKRLTIRDVAAVAGVSYGTVSRVLNGGHWVSPEARAAVEAAVARTGYTANHAARSLATGRADSVAFLLTEPHHLLFSDPTFARLLRGATEALAQHDKTLVLVIADTEAERKNVERFVRAGHVDGVMLISSHEANPLLLSLLAARVPTVSTGSPLGLESEIPTVAVDEAGSARIMTRYLLDKGHRRIAIITGPNDTPGGRYRLDGFRAEMGTLFDPALVEQDTYSSEAGGRAMARILERSGAPDAVFAASDIIAVGAITALRHAGYSVPGDVAVAGFDDSGLAESHDPPLTTMRQPWAEISRAMVELVLAGIDGREVDSVILPTELVVRETA
- a CDS encoding beta-galactosidase, encoding MTSMPWPGGIAYGGDYNPEQWPRHVWREDVALMREAGVNLVSVGIFSWALIETSEGVFDFAWLDEIIDLLHTNGISVDLGTPTASPPAWFFATYPEARAVNADGVPMGFGARGMASHSSPAYRAAATRIAGELARRYADHPAVVMWHIHNEYGVPVGEDFSDASKLAWREWLQARHGDLDGLNAAWGTAFWSQHYGSWEHVGVPATAPSVINPGMLLDWARFTDHQLRECFIAERTAIREHATQPVTTNFMANQHGGCDLWAWAREVDIVSDDHYLWAADEEAEIGLAIAADLTRSVGGGNPWILMEHSTSAVNWQPRNIAKRPGEMARNSLSHLGRGADGILFFQWRAGRSGAEKFHSAMLPHAGTESRVFREVVDLGAKLGRLAEVRGSRVVSQAAILWDYESHWAQGLEWRPSEDLGALERTRAYYERLWRDGITIDFAHPDQDLSAYPLVIAPAQYLLTLEQAAKLNAYVEAGGTLVVSYFSAVVDENDRVHEGGFLRPLEPALGVWVEEHLPMREHAVGAVELDGYQLNVDVWQEHLVVTGADIVGTYTAGPGRGLAAVTRNAHGSGTGWYVSTRPDAEGLRAVMQRVYADAGIVPLDLPRGVEAVTRRGESADYLVAINHSEATVEIPAEGTDLLTGDAVAGLLTLPGGGVAVVRV
- a CDS encoding sugar ABC transporter substrate-binding protein — protein: MRYLSIGAAAVAATMLLGACSSGTPETTTTAESTASATSEAPIDASGIELTIWTDENRKPAIEDAAKVFEEETGATVTLVQKNFEDIRNDFINQVPTGEGPDLTIGAHDWVGSLVQAGVISTIDLGDKASSFEPVSIDAFTYDSQLYAMPYSLETIALIQNTDLVGEDAPATWDDMIAAAKEAGVDRPVVINTAGQTGDAYTMYGFQTSFGAPVFVQDETGFTTEVGMGGEAGTKFAKWLSANGEEGTGYISTTIDYDTNNELFASGKAAYTVQGPWAIEALTAKGVNVKVNPIPSAGGETASPFVGVQGFYLSSESKNALVAQEFLTNYLATDEAQKALYEADPRIPAWSTLAEEVSSDANIAGFVASSKNGVPMPNIPEMASVWDLWNAAQVQIIKGADAESTWTKMVSDLEASIG